A section of the Triticum dicoccoides isolate Atlit2015 ecotype Zavitan chromosome 7A, WEW_v2.0, whole genome shotgun sequence genome encodes:
- the LOC119334304 gene encoding cell division cycle-associated protein 7-like — MSKKGTDDEESVVVSVQTRKAKRDPPRKRNPCPRIRCVGGRIYDPKNGKTCHQCRQKTTDFMVACRQPRKKGLCPIHFCHKCLSNRYGEDAKDKAKEAGWTCPKCRGICNCSLCRKKKGETPTGILAHAAKALGHSSVHDLLIKRSEMVAAAQTLSSFPKKIKKV, encoded by the exons ATGTCGAAGAAAGGCACCGACGATGAGGAGAGCGTGGTCGTGTCGGTGCAGACGAGAAAGGCCAAGCGAGACCCTCCCCGAAAGCGCAACCCGTGCCCCAGAATCCGCTGCGTCGGCGGCCGGATCTATGACCCGAAGAACGGGAAGACCTGCCACCAG TGTCGTCAGAAGACAACGGACTTCATGGTGGCTTGCAGGCAGCCTCGGAAGAAGGGGCTTTGTCCAATCCACTTCTGCCACAAGTGCTTGTCCAACAG GTATGGTGAGGATGCCAAGGACAAGGCCAAGGAGGCGGGCTGGACCTGCCCGAAATGCAGGGGCATCTGCAACTGCAGCTTGTGCAG AAAGAAGAAAGGGGAGACACCTACAGGAATACTGGCTCATGCCGCCAAGGCGTTAGGGCACTCATCCGTCCATGATCTGCTGATAAAGCGCTCCGAGATGGTGGCTGCTGCACAGACGTTGTCCTCATTCCCTAAGAAGATCAAGAAGGTATAA